One window from the genome of Rhodobacteraceae bacterium S2214 encodes:
- a CDS encoding sulfotransferase family protein — MHKIVALWAIPRSTSTAFEWMMRQRGDLDCLHEPFGEAWYQGEDPLWPRYKVGEKTTAGLTIGSVWEDIQARAKKGPVFLKDFPHYINHMWTPDFLSHFTHAFLIRDPAKTISSMFNKWPDFDELEVGFPEQRALFDLLWALNGTPPPVIDSDDLLEDPNKMVAAFCDAVSIQFMPDAMSWQPGGDPSAHSWWDGGSFHANLAQSTGLTPQVRRYLEVAEAPERVRRVHRRMKPHYDHLFQHRIKP; from the coding sequence ATGCATAAGATTGTCGCCCTTTGGGCGATCCCACGCTCCACCTCAACGGCGTTTGAATGGATGATGCGCCAACGGGGTGACCTTGACTGCCTGCACGAACCCTTTGGCGAGGCTTGGTATCAGGGCGAAGACCCGCTCTGGCCCCGCTACAAAGTAGGCGAGAAAACCACGGCAGGTCTGACCATTGGAAGTGTTTGGGAAGACATTCAAGCGCGCGCCAAGAAAGGGCCTGTGTTTCTCAAAGACTTCCCCCATTACATCAACCACATGTGGACGCCTGATTTCCTGTCCCATTTCACCCACGCCTTCCTGATCCGTGATCCTGCTAAAACGATATCGTCCATGTTCAACAAATGGCCTGACTTCGATGAACTCGAAGTTGGATTTCCCGAACAGCGCGCTCTGTTCGATCTGTTATGGGCGTTGAACGGCACCCCGCCGCCTGTGATCGACAGTGACGACCTGCTGGAAGACCCCAATAAAATGGTCGCGGCATTCTGCGATGCTGTTAGCATCCAGTTCATGCCAGACGCCATGTCTTGGCAGCCGGGCGGTGACCCGTCCGCGCATAGCTGGTGGGATGGTGGATCGTTTCACGCCAACCTCGCACAATCGACAGGCCTGACGCCGCAGGTGCGCCGCTATCTCGAAGTGGCGGAGGCCCCTGAACGCGTGCGCCGCGTCCACAGGCGAATGAAGCCACATTACGATCACCTTTTTCAGCATCGGATCAAACCCTAA
- a CDS encoding aldehyde dehydrogenase family protein: MKTYWQNYIDGVWVDGGAGRIDVINPGTGEKLAEQALADAGDVDRAVMAAQRVHLSGALSDLRPVERGRMVQAMGRYLIEHIDEIAQVLTLEQGKPLWESRIEVEGAARYFEYYGNQAETVEGRSIPLGKGYFDFTTYEPFGVSAQIIPWNYPIEMTARSLSAALATGNACVIKTPELTPLSNAWLAHAAEAVGLPKGAVNILCGLGSEAGAALSVHPHVNQIVFTGSVPTGVAIATAAAKNVVPCVLELGGKSAAIVHDDADLDAFENDVRWGIYFNAGQVCSAMSRVIAHDSIHDELVERMVSVAQSLTVKPGIDQPEFGPTMGAMVSEAQRDRAADMVGAAQREGAHVATGGRKMNIPGAFLEPTIVTNVSPNMTIANEEVFGPVLSVLKFTSDEDAIRIANGTPYGLVGGVFTRDLDRATTAARKLRAGQVFVNEWYAGGVETPFGGYGKSGYGREKGREALWNYVQTKNVAIKLR; this comes from the coding sequence ATGAAGACCTATTGGCAGAACTACATAGATGGGGTTTGGGTCGACGGCGGCGCGGGGCGGATCGATGTAATCAACCCCGGCACAGGCGAAAAGCTGGCGGAACAAGCTCTTGCTGATGCGGGCGACGTGGACCGTGCTGTCATGGCCGCCCAGCGTGTGCATCTGTCCGGTGCGCTTTCTGATCTGCGGCCTGTTGAACGTGGGCGCATGGTGCAGGCTATGGGCCGGTATCTGATCGAACATATCGATGAGATCGCGCAAGTTCTGACGCTGGAACAGGGCAAACCACTCTGGGAGTCGCGGATCGAAGTGGAAGGCGCCGCACGGTATTTCGAATACTATGGCAATCAGGCCGAAACGGTTGAAGGGCGCTCGATCCCGCTTGGCAAAGGCTACTTTGACTTCACGACCTATGAACCCTTTGGTGTTTCGGCCCAGATCATCCCGTGGAACTACCCCATTGAAATGACCGCGCGATCTTTGTCTGCCGCTTTGGCCACGGGTAATGCTTGCGTGATCAAAACGCCTGAACTGACCCCGCTTAGCAACGCGTGGCTCGCCCATGCAGCCGAGGCTGTGGGCCTGCCCAAGGGCGCGGTCAATATCCTGTGCGGTCTTGGAAGCGAGGCGGGTGCTGCGCTGTCAGTCCACCCGCACGTCAACCAGATTGTGTTCACAGGATCTGTCCCGACCGGCGTCGCCATCGCCACCGCTGCGGCCAAAAATGTTGTGCCATGCGTGTTAGAGTTGGGCGGAAAGTCCGCCGCTATCGTTCATGATGACGCCGATCTGGACGCTTTTGAAAATGATGTTCGCTGGGGCATCTATTTCAACGCCGGGCAAGTATGCTCTGCCATGAGCCGTGTGATCGCACATGACAGCATCCACGATGAACTGGTCGAACGCATGGTCAGCGTGGCGCAATCGTTAACCGTCAAGCCCGGCATCGACCAACCCGAATTCGGCCCGACAATGGGCGCGATGGTCTCTGAGGCGCAGCGCGACCGTGCCGCCGACATGGTCGGGGCAGCTCAACGCGAAGGCGCGCATGTCGCCACTGGTGGTCGCAAAATGAACATCCCCGGTGCGTTTCTTGAACCAACGATTGTGACGAACGTCTCCCCCAATATGACCATCGCAAATGAGGAAGTCTTCGGGCCGGTTCTGTCCGTCCTGAAATTCACGTCCGATGAGGACGCCATCAGAATCGCAAATGGAACACCCTATGGTCTTGTCGGCGGCGTTTTCACCCGCGATCTCGATCGCGCAACGACGGCTGCTCGTAAGCTGAGGGCTGGCCAAGTCTTCGTCAATGAATGGTATGCTGGTGGTGTCGAAACACCGTTTGGGGGTTATGGCAAATCAGGATACGGCCGAGAAAAGGGCCGCGAAGCCCTCTGGAACTATGTGCAGACCAAGAACGTCGCGATCAAGCTTCGATGA
- the nadC gene encoding carboxylating nicotinate-nucleotide diphosphorylase — MSFSNVPDLILEPMIRNALVEDLGSYGDVTTRAVIPAETTYTARLNARADAIVSGMQVARIAFHLVDSSLEIKTHVADGHPCKTGETLMTIEGSAASILSAERVALNFAGRLTGIATKTASFVTEAAGTDARVTCTRKTTPGLRLVEKLAVLHGGGFNHRYSLSDAILIKDNHIAAAGSVRQVLEATKAHASHMMAVEIEVDRLDQLVEVLDVGGASVVLLDNMDNDMLREAVALVDGRMKTEASGNVTKERIASIAATGVDYISSGALTHSAPTVDLGLDF; from the coding sequence ATGAGCTTTTCTAACGTTCCCGACTTGATCCTAGAACCGATGATACGCAACGCGCTTGTGGAGGATCTGGGCAGTTATGGCGACGTCACAACCCGCGCTGTAATTCCTGCAGAGACAACGTATACCGCGCGCCTAAATGCCCGCGCTGATGCCATTGTGTCCGGTATGCAGGTGGCACGGATCGCGTTTCATCTCGTGGATTCGTCGCTCGAGATCAAAACGCATGTTGCGGATGGCCATCCTTGTAAAACTGGTGAAACTCTTATGACGATAGAGGGCAGCGCTGCCTCCATCTTGTCAGCCGAGCGTGTCGCCCTGAATTTTGCCGGCCGCTTGACGGGGATCGCAACCAAAACGGCCTCATTCGTGACTGAGGCGGCCGGTACTGATGCTCGTGTCACATGCACCCGTAAAACAACGCCGGGCTTGCGCTTGGTCGAAAAACTGGCCGTGTTGCATGGCGGCGGATTTAATCACCGCTATTCGTTGTCAGATGCGATCCTAATCAAAGACAACCATATTGCAGCGGCAGGTAGTGTTCGGCAGGTGCTAGAAGCTACGAAAGCCCACGCGAGCCATATGATGGCCGTGGAGATTGAAGTGGATCGGTTGGACCAACTGGTCGAAGTTCTTGACGTCGGCGGGGCCTCAGTTGTCCTATTGGACAATATGGACAACGATATGCTGCGCGAGGCGGTGGCCCTCGTGGACGGTCGCATGAAAACCGAAGCCAGCGGCAATGTCACCAAAGAACGTATTGCGTCGATTGCAGCGACAGGTGTCGATTATATCTCATCGGGTGCGCTGACCCATTCGGCACCGACCGTCGATCTTGGTTTGGATTTTTGA
- a CDS encoding L-aspartate oxidase, whose protein sequence is MKSIQTDRIVIVGAGLGAIYAALRLAPRPVAMISPENLGEGASSAWAQGGVAAAMDTADSAQSHAADTVKAGDGTVDPTVANLVTEEAREHILHLTALGTPFDRKADGGYVMSREAAHSYARVVRVKGDQAGAEIMAALIERVKETPSIQVLEGTMAVDLEVSDGRVTGVAVQSANELRSAPVMLRGSAVLLAGGGSGGLYAVTTNPPRIRGQVIGLAARAGAVISDAEFVQFHPTAMDVGEDPAPLATEALRGEGAILTNKDGERFMQALHPDAELAPRDIVARAIFAQSQAGLRPMLDTRDALGEAIKSQYPAVADACARNAIDPATQPIPVAAAAHYHMGGIATDTDGRASLSNLWVCGEAASTGLHGANRLASNGLLEALVFARICADGIATIVPETTAERIRISFEDGGTPPDPDAVAELRHTMTGCVGVVRDASSLKSALRKIAGLEAANQTSVSFLNMTATATLIAVSALKREESRGAHCRSDFPDTIAGDGKRSRLTLRDALAIRSQICKEAS, encoded by the coding sequence ATGAAAAGCATCCAAACTGATCGGATCGTCATCGTCGGCGCGGGCCTCGGGGCGATTTACGCAGCACTGCGACTGGCGCCGCGTCCTGTTGCAATGATCTCGCCTGAAAATCTGGGAGAAGGGGCAAGTTCGGCTTGGGCGCAAGGCGGCGTTGCAGCCGCAATGGACACCGCTGACAGCGCCCAAAGCCATGCTGCGGATACGGTGAAAGCAGGAGACGGTACAGTTGACCCAACAGTTGCTAATCTGGTCACCGAGGAAGCACGCGAACACATCCTTCACCTGACGGCACTCGGCACACCTTTCGACCGGAAGGCCGATGGTGGATACGTGATGTCACGCGAGGCCGCACATAGCTACGCGCGCGTCGTGCGTGTCAAAGGTGACCAAGCAGGTGCAGAGATCATGGCCGCCCTGATCGAACGCGTTAAAGAGACGCCATCGATCCAAGTTTTAGAAGGCACTATGGCTGTTGATCTTGAGGTGTCCGATGGGCGGGTAACAGGCGTTGCGGTCCAATCTGCAAATGAACTGCGCTCTGCTCCTGTGATGTTGCGGGGCAGCGCTGTCTTGCTCGCAGGCGGCGGGTCTGGCGGGCTTTATGCGGTGACGACAAATCCGCCACGTATTCGCGGGCAGGTCATCGGTCTGGCCGCGCGCGCCGGCGCCGTTATCTCTGATGCTGAATTTGTGCAATTTCATCCGACAGCAATGGACGTTGGTGAGGACCCCGCGCCCTTGGCAACCGAAGCCCTTCGCGGTGAAGGGGCGATCCTGACGAACAAGGACGGTGAACGTTTCATGCAGGCGTTGCATCCAGACGCAGAGCTCGCACCGCGCGACATCGTTGCCCGCGCCATCTTTGCGCAAAGCCAAGCTGGGCTACGCCCAATGCTTGATACGCGTGATGCCCTAGGCGAGGCGATCAAGTCTCAATACCCTGCGGTCGCTGATGCCTGCGCGCGCAATGCAATCGATCCGGCAACCCAGCCGATACCGGTGGCAGCCGCTGCGCATTATCACATGGGCGGGATTGCAACGGACACTGACGGACGTGCGTCATTATCCAATCTTTGGGTCTGTGGCGAAGCTGCATCGACCGGATTGCATGGTGCCAATCGTCTCGCTTCAAACGGTCTTTTGGAGGCGTTGGTTTTTGCACGTATTTGTGCCGATGGCATCGCGACAATCGTTCCCGAGACAACAGCTGAACGCATTCGAATTTCATTCGAAGACGGCGGCACGCCGCCCGATCCAGATGCCGTGGCAGAGCTACGTCATACGATGACTGGCTGTGTTGGCGTTGTGCGCGATGCTAGTAGTTTGAAATCGGCCTTGCGCAAGATTGCGGGCCTTGAAGCGGCGAACCAGACCAGTGTGTCCTTCCTTAATATGACCGCGACCGCCACGCTTATAGCGGTATCCGCGTTGAAGCGCGAAGAAAGCCGCGGTGCGCATTGTCGTTCCGATTTCCCTGATACGATCGCTGGTGATGGCAAACGGTCGCGGCTTACGCTCCGCGACGCCTTGGCCATACGGTCCCAAATTTGCAAGGAAGCATCATGA